One genomic segment of Leptotrichia sp. oral taxon 215 str. W9775 includes these proteins:
- a CDS encoding AEC family transporter: protein MAFLTSLESILSIILIILLGYILKEKKWFDDGFSSNVSRLIMNVALPASIFVSVLKYLTIEKLISLSGGLIYTFLSVIMGYIIAWIMVKILKVKSGRRGTFINTVVNANTIFIGLPLNIALFGNESLPYFLVYYITNTVSTWAFGVILIENDNPEKTKTKKGFNWKKLLPPPLLGFLVALIFLVFKIPVPDFIHSALTYTGNIVTPLSLIYIGIVLSDAGLKSIHFDKDTIFALLGRFIMSPCIMVILIILGTKISGTMPALESKTYIIQASAPALAVLPILANESNGDVKYATNVVTTSTVLFAIVVAVITSLFK, encoded by the coding sequence ATGGCTTTTCTTACTTCACTAGAAAGTATACTTTCTATAATTTTAATTATTCTATTAGGATATATTTTAAAAGAAAAAAAATGGTTTGATGATGGTTTTAGCAGCAATGTATCAAGATTGATTATGAATGTTGCCTTACCTGCTTCTATTTTTGTTTCTGTCCTTAAATACCTGACAATTGAAAAACTTATTTCATTATCCGGAGGATTGATTTATACATTTTTATCTGTAATTATGGGATATATCATTGCATGGATAATGGTAAAAATACTTAAAGTTAAATCTGGTAGAAGAGGTACCTTTATAAATACTGTTGTTAATGCAAATACTATATTCATTGGATTGCCATTGAATATAGCGCTTTTTGGAAATGAAAGTTTACCTTATTTCCTAGTATATTATATAACTAATACAGTTTCTACATGGGCTTTTGGAGTTATACTTATTGAAAATGATAATCCTGAAAAAACTAAAACAAAAAAAGGATTTAATTGGAAAAAACTTTTACCTCCACCTTTACTAGGATTTCTAGTTGCCCTTATATTCCTTGTATTTAAAATTCCAGTGCCAGATTTTATACATTCTGCACTTACTTATACCGGAAATATTGTCACTCCACTTTCATTAATATATATTGGAATTGTATTATCAGATGCGGGATTAAAAAGTATTCATTTTGATAAAGATACTATTTTTGCACTTCTAGGAAGATTTATAATGTCACCTTGTATAATGGTCATACTAATAATTTTAGGAACAAAAATATCAGGAACAATGCCTGCACTTGAGAGCAAGACCTACATAATACAAGCTTCTGCTCCAGCACTGGCAGTGTTACCTATATTGGCAAACGAGTCAAATGGAGACGTAAAATATGCAACAAATGTAGTCACTACAAGTACTGTATTATTTGCTATTGTAGTTGCTGTCATAACAAGTTTATTTAAATAG
- the xerA gene encoding site-specific tyrosine recombinase/integron integrase, with amino-acid sequence MKKIITEIEQKMLGILDNAQMEHLHKVLIHYLENEDISLQEELSNEKVLEMFLAAKKIEGCSEKSILYYQSTIQNMFQKITKTIKHIDTNDLREYLSNYQNKGNAGKVTIDNIRRILSSFFSWLEEENYILKSPVRRIKKVKTGQLIKETYSDESLELLRDFSGNIRDLAMIDLLSSTGMRVGELVKLNISDIDFANRECIVLGKGDKERKVYFDARTKIHLTRYLESRKDNNEALFVSLLKPYSRLKISGVEIRLRELGKKLNIPKVHPHKFRRTLATRAIDKGMPIEQVQKLLGHTKIDTTLQYAMVNQNNVKISHRKYIG; translated from the coding sequence ATGAAAAAAATAATTACTGAAATTGAACAAAAAATGCTTGGAATTTTAGACAATGCTCAAATGGAACATTTGCATAAAGTATTGATCCATTATTTGGAAAATGAAGATATTTCTCTGCAGGAAGAGCTTTCTAATGAAAAAGTATTAGAAATGTTTTTAGCAGCGAAAAAGATTGAAGGATGTTCAGAAAAATCAATTTTATATTATCAGTCAACTATACAGAATATGTTTCAAAAAATTACTAAAACAATAAAACATATTGATACAAATGATTTAAGAGAGTATTTGTCAAATTATCAGAATAAGGGAAATGCTGGGAAAGTAACTATAGATAACATTAGAAGAATTCTTTCTAGTTTCTTTTCTTGGCTTGAAGAAGAAAATTATATACTAAAAAGTCCTGTTCGTAGAATCAAAAAAGTAAAAACGGGACAGCTGATAAAAGAAACTTATTCAGATGAATCATTAGAACTATTAAGAGACTTTTCTGGAAACATAAGGGATCTTGCTATGATAGATTTACTTTCTTCAACAGGAATGAGAGTAGGAGAATTAGTAAAACTTAATATATCAGATATTGATTTTGCAAATAGGGAATGTATAGTTTTAGGAAAAGGTGATAAAGAAAGAAAAGTCTATTTTGATGCAAGAACAAAAATTCATTTAACAAGATATCTTGAAAGCAGAAAAGATAATAATGAAGCATTATTTGTCAGTTTATTAAAACCGTATTCACGTTTAAAAATAAGTGGAGTAGAAATTAGACTTAGAGAATTAGGAAAAAAATTAAATATTCCTAAAGTTCATCCTCATAAATTTAGACGAACATTAGCTACAAGAGCCATTGATAAAGGGATGCCAATAGAACAAGTTCAAAAATTGTTAGGACATACAAAAATAGATACTACTTTGCAGTATGCAATGGTAAATCAGAATAATGTAAAAATTTCTCATCGTAAATATATTGGATAA
- a CDS encoding NUDIX hydrolase, with the protein MENFRFLKGAKMIHPTTGITLEYLDKSHAVCFVLFNETKEKVILVKQFRPGPKDYTLEVVAGLIDAGEDPRTAAFRELREETGYTEEDITDFEELKKGLFVSPGYTTENLFFFSARLKSDSIKPKELSLDEGEEIVVEWINVKDIVEKSNDMKTLFGVIYFSK; encoded by the coding sequence ATGGAAAATTTCAGATTTTTAAAGGGTGCAAAAATGATACATCCTACAACAGGGATAACACTGGAATATTTAGATAAGTCACATGCAGTATGTTTTGTACTGTTTAATGAAACAAAGGAAAAAGTAATACTTGTAAAGCAGTTTAGACCGGGACCGAAGGATTATACTCTTGAAGTGGTTGCAGGACTTATAGATGCGGGAGAAGATCCAAGAACAGCGGCATTTAGGGAACTGAGAGAGGAAACTGGTTATACTGAGGAAGATATTACAGATTTTGAAGAACTTAAGAAGGGACTGTTTGTTTCTCCGGGATACACTACGGAAAATCTTTTCTTTTTCAGTGCAAGATTGAAGTCAGATTCGATAAAACCAAAAGAACTTTCTTTGGATGAAGGGGAAGAAATTGTAGTTGAATGGATAAATGTAAAGGATATTGTTGAGAAATCTAACGATATGAAAACATTGTTTGGAGTTATTTATTTTTCAAAATAA
- a CDS encoding M48 family metallopeptidase, whose translation MKIEKILGYDIHRKKVKNINLRINQNMEVYISAPLNLHSSYIENFIRSKEEWIKKVLNKVENAKSQQKEYEYITGEIHKLAGREYVLKVRIGNVNRVSLNRETNEILLVTNSENVENKKKIMDKWYFECARKLFPDVVDKWLKILGESIEHLSIKPMKTRWGSCNYNKRYINLNTELVKRTPFEIEYVVLHELAHLKYPNHGKGFYNYVENYMPNYKKAEKMLNAKHYY comes from the coding sequence ATGAAGATAGAAAAAATTCTGGGATATGATATCCATAGAAAAAAAGTAAAAAATATAAACCTGAGGATAAATCAGAATATGGAAGTTTATATCTCAGCACCTTTAAATCTGCATAGCAGTTACATAGAAAATTTTATACGTTCAAAGGAAGAATGGATAAAAAAAGTGCTGAATAAGGTGGAAAATGCAAAATCACAGCAGAAGGAGTATGAATATATAACTGGTGAAATACATAAATTAGCTGGTAGGGAGTATGTTTTAAAAGTAAGAATAGGAAATGTAAACAGAGTAAGCTTGAACAGGGAAACTAATGAAATATTACTCGTAACAAATAGTGAAAATGTTGAAAATAAAAAGAAAATAATGGATAAATGGTATTTTGAATGTGCCAGAAAATTATTTCCTGATGTTGTGGATAAATGGCTTAAAATTCTTGGTGAAAGTATAGAACATCTGTCAATCAAGCCAATGAAGACAAGATGGGGATCGTGTAACTATAATAAAAGATATATAAATCTTAATACAGAACTAGTAAAAAGAACTCCATTTGAGATTGAATATGTTGTATTACATGAACTTGCACACCTGAAATATCCTAATCATGGAAAAGGATTTTACAATTACGTGGAAAATTATATGCCAAATTACAAAAAGGCTGAGAAAATGTTAAATGCAAAACATTATTATTAA
- a CDS encoding class I SAM-dependent DNA methyltransferase gives MRNKVDKIWETFWTGGITNPLSVIEQFTYLIFIKSLDDKQIREEMDANILGIEPKIIFNENQQNLRWSHFKEFEAQEMYDTIVNEVFPFIKNLNEDNSSSFSRYMKDAIFQIPTPQMLEKIVTGINNLELEGDIKGNLYEYLLSKLATSGTNGQFRTPRHIIDMMVKLVKPLPTDIIVDPACGTSGFLVGAGEYLRKNHDEIFNSPELKKHFQNDMFYGNDMDTTMLRIGTMNMMLHDIENPNIDYKDSLSKLNTDKEKYTLVLANPPFKGSLDAETVADDILKVTKTKKTELLFLALMIRILKKGGRCAVIVPDGVLFGTSNAHKQLRKEIIENHTLQGIVSMPSGVFKPYAGVSTAVLLFTKTGVGGTDKVWFYDMQADGYSLDDKRTKIEDNDIEDIINRFSNLENENERKRTEKSFFVSKEEIVENDYDLSINKYKEIEYEEIVYEKPEVIIKKIKELEKEITLGLEELEKLVK, from the coding sequence TTGAGAAACAAAGTAGATAAGATTTGGGAGACATTTTGGACTGGAGGAATAACGAATCCATTATCTGTTATAGAACAGTTTACTTATCTTATATTTATTAAATCATTAGATGATAAACAAATAAGAGAAGAAATGGATGCAAATATTTTGGGGATAGAACCTAAAATAATTTTTAATGAAAATCAGCAAAATTTAAGATGGAGTCATTTTAAAGAATTTGAAGCACAAGAAATGTACGACACAATAGTAAATGAAGTTTTTCCATTTATAAAAAATTTAAATGAAGATAATAGTTCATCATTTTCAAGATATATGAAAGATGCTATTTTTCAAATTCCTACTCCTCAAATGCTTGAAAAAATAGTTACAGGAATTAATAATTTAGAGTTGGAAGGAGACATAAAAGGAAATCTGTATGAATATTTACTATCAAAATTGGCAACATCTGGAACAAATGGTCAATTTAGAACGCCAAGACATATTATAGATATGATGGTAAAACTTGTTAAGCCATTACCTACAGATATAATAGTTGATCCTGCGTGTGGGACATCAGGATTTTTGGTAGGAGCAGGTGAATATTTAAGAAAGAATCATGATGAAATATTTAATTCTCCTGAATTAAAAAAGCATTTTCAGAATGACATGTTTTATGGAAATGATATGGATACGACTATGCTTAGAATAGGTACTATGAATATGATGTTACATGATATAGAAAATCCTAATATAGATTATAAAGATTCACTATCAAAATTAAACACAGATAAGGAAAAATATACTTTAGTTCTTGCAAATCCTCCATTTAAAGGTTCATTAGACGCAGAGACAGTTGCAGATGATATTTTAAAAGTAACGAAAACAAAAAAGACAGAACTGTTATTTTTAGCACTTATGATAAGAATATTGAAAAAAGGCGGAAGATGTGCTGTTATTGTACCAGATGGAGTTTTATTTGGAACAAGTAATGCACACAAACAGTTAAGAAAAGAAATTATTGAAAATCATACTTTACAGGGAATTGTTTCAATGCCAAGTGGAGTATTTAAACCTTATGCAGGGGTAAGTACAGCTGTATTGTTATTTACGAAAACAGGTGTTGGAGGAACAGACAAAGTATGGTTTTATGATATGCAGGCAGATGGATATTCATTAGATGATAAGAGAACTAAAATAGAAGATAATGATATAGAGGACATCATTAATAGATTTTCAAATTTAGAAAATGAAAATGAAAGAAAGAGAACAGAAAAATCATTCTTTGTTTCAAAAGAAGAAATCGTTGAAAATGATTATGATTTATCAATAAATAAATACAAGGAAATAGAATATGAAGAAATTGTTTATGAAAAGCCTGAAGTTATTATTAAAAAAATAAAAGAACTAGAAAAAGAGATAACATTAGGTTTGGAAGAACTTGAAAAGTTGGTGAAGTAG
- a CDS encoding malolactic enzyme, which translates to MKKAYEILNNPFLNKGTAFTKEERKKFGLMGLLPPYVQTIEEQAEQAYGQFQKKSPLIEKRHFLMEIFNTNRTLFYYLFSQHVVEFMPIVYDPVIAESIENYSELFVNPQNAAFLSIDEPESMEETLKNAADGREIQLIVVTDAEGILGIGDWGTNGVDISVGKLMVYTAAAGINPESVLPVVLDVGTNRESLLNDPLYLGNRHNRIRGDRYYDFIDKFVQTVEKLFPKLYLHWEDFGRSNAANILNKYKENIATFNDDIQGTGIITLAGILGGLKISGEKLTNQKYMCFGAGTAGAGITRRIFDEMVQEGLSEEEAYKRFYMVDKQGLLFDDMDDLTPEQKPFARKRSEFPNADELTNLTAAVKAVHPTILVGTSTVPGTFTKEIVQEMASYKERPIIFPLSNPTKLAEATAQDLLEWTDGKALIATGIPYDPIEFKGITYEIGQANNALIYPGLGLGVLASEARILTDKMISAAAHSLGGIVDTSKPGAAVLPPVSKLTEFSETVALAVGKCALEEKLNKKPVDDIEKAIKALKWKAEYNEIKK; encoded by the coding sequence ATGAAAAAAGCGTACGAAATTTTAAACAATCCTTTTTTAAACAAAGGAACTGCCTTCACAAAGGAAGAACGTAAAAAATTTGGATTAATGGGGCTTCTTCCACCATATGTTCAGACTATTGAAGAACAGGCGGAACAAGCCTATGGACAATTCCAGAAGAAAAGTCCACTTATTGAAAAACGTCATTTTTTAATGGAAATTTTCAATACTAACAGAACATTATTCTACTACTTATTCAGTCAGCATGTTGTAGAATTTATGCCTATTGTTTATGATCCTGTAATTGCAGAAAGTATTGAAAATTACAGTGAATTATTTGTAAATCCACAAAATGCAGCTTTCCTTTCAATAGATGAACCTGAAAGTATGGAAGAGACATTAAAAAATGCAGCAGACGGGAGAGAAATACAGCTTATTGTAGTTACTGATGCTGAAGGAATATTAGGAATTGGAGATTGGGGAACAAACGGTGTTGATATTTCTGTAGGAAAACTTATGGTTTATACTGCAGCAGCAGGAATAAATCCTGAAAGTGTCCTTCCTGTTGTCCTTGATGTGGGAACAAACCGTGAGTCTTTACTTAACGATCCTCTTTACCTTGGAAACCGTCATAATCGTATAAGAGGTGACAGATACTATGATTTTATTGATAAATTTGTTCAGACTGTAGAAAAATTATTTCCTAAACTTTATCTCCACTGGGAAGATTTTGGCCGTTCAAATGCTGCAAATATATTAAATAAGTATAAGGAAAACATAGCTACCTTTAATGATGATATTCAAGGAACAGGAATTATAACACTGGCAGGAATCTTAGGAGGACTTAAAATTAGCGGTGAAAAACTTACTAATCAGAAATATATGTGTTTTGGTGCCGGAACAGCTGGTGCAGGAATTACAAGACGTATTTTTGATGAAATGGTTCAGGAAGGACTTTCAGAAGAAGAAGCATACAAAAGATTTTATATGGTAGATAAACAGGGACTTTTATTTGATGATATGGATGACCTTACACCTGAACAGAAACCTTTTGCACGTAAGCGTTCTGAATTTCCTAATGCAGATGAACTGACTAACCTTACTGCCGCAGTAAAGGCTGTACATCCTACAATTTTAGTTGGAACTTCTACTGTTCCTGGAACATTTACTAAGGAAATCGTACAGGAAATGGCTTCCTATAAAGAACGTCCTATAATATTTCCTTTAAGTAATCCTACTAAGCTGGCAGAAGCTACAGCTCAGGATTTACTCGAATGGACTGACGGAAAAGCTCTTATAGCTACAGGAATTCCATATGACCCTATTGAATTTAAAGGAATTACGTATGAAATCGGGCAAGCAAACAATGCTTTGATTTATCCTGGATTAGGATTGGGAGTACTGGCATCAGAAGCAAGAATTCTGACTGATAAAATGATTTCAGCTGCAGCTCATTCACTTGGAGGAATTGTAGATACTTCTAAGCCTGGAGCAGCTGTACTTCCACCTGTATCTAAATTAACTGAATTTTCAGAAACAGTTGCATTAGCAGTTGGAAAATGTGCTCTGGAAGAAAAACTGAATAAAAAACCTGTTGATGACATAGAAAAGGCAATAAAAGCTTTAAAATGGAAAGCGGAATATAATGAAATTAAAAAATAG
- a CDS encoding DUF4143 domain-containing protein gives MKYITLEEVCENRTSNISQKDLKKNEGIYPIYGASGLIKKVDFYTQDKEYIGIVKDGAGVGRIMLLPSKSSVICTMQYIIPNGILDTKYLYYALISKNLSKYSSGATIPHIYFKDYKKEKIALISESEQKKVINILDRIIDIINKRKNQINLLEELVKSRFIEMFGDPIKNEKGWDKIFIEEIASLVSRGKTPKYVEKSKIGVINQACIYWEKIKFENIKYHEDKKDILILQDQDILINSTGTGTLGRVNIFIKNKEKDIIYTIDTHITLLRLKQWKSNSIYLKNYFRIPIIQKYLINKCVNGSTNQIELSKEKFNNFRVLLPPLSLQNEFAEFVEKTNKLKFLYNLKRYIFINLLKKLIKEILFFLTFLTFSANIRLDIELAEREEKMKYYRRSIEQVINEYKEQFSILLLTGPRQVGKSTLFKELFREEYKYFSLDDPILKEQLINDPRLFLKNNPEKLIIDEIQYAPSIFPYLKMKVDENREDGMYLMTGSQAFVLMKNVSETLAGRVGILELQGISLREQFNIEFNKPFIPNEEYISEREKNITEYTDLWQRIHRGYMPELVFNDKKKWEFFYSSYVQTYIERDVRDLINISDESKFLKFMISLASRSGELLNYGAVANEVGVSNETVKRWVSVLRTSRIIYLMEPYFNNHLKRVIKTPKIYFMDVGLLAYLTKWPTPETLANGAKAGNIFETFVVSEIIKSYLNAGIINPPVYFYRDKDKKEIDLIVEEAEKIYPIEIKMSASPDKEMAKNFSVLKGKIDKEIGTGIIICQYDNKVYLSEDILVLPIEYI, from the coding sequence ATGAAATATATTACTTTAGAAGAAGTATGTGAAAATAGAACATCAAATATATCGCAAAAAGATTTAAAAAAAAATGAAGGAATTTATCCAATATACGGTGCAAGTGGATTAATAAAAAAAGTAGATTTTTATACACAAGATAAGGAATATATAGGAATAGTAAAAGATGGTGCAGGAGTTGGAAGAATAATGTTGTTACCTTCAAAATCTTCTGTTATTTGTACAATGCAATATATAATTCCGAATGGAATTTTAGATACTAAGTATTTATATTATGCTTTAATTTCTAAGAATTTGTCAAAATATTCTTCAGGTGCTACAATTCCACATATATATTTCAAAGATTATAAAAAAGAAAAAATAGCACTTATTTCTGAAAGTGAGCAAAAGAAAGTAATAAATATTTTAGATAGAATAATAGATATAATTAATAAGAGAAAAAATCAAATAAATTTATTAGAAGAATTAGTGAAGTCCCGATTTATAGAGATGTTTGGAGATCCAATTAAGAATGAAAAAGGTTGGGATAAGATTTTTATAGAGGAAATAGCAAGTTTGGTTTCGAGAGGAAAAACTCCCAAATATGTTGAAAAATCAAAAATAGGAGTAATAAATCAAGCATGCATATATTGGGAAAAAATTAAATTTGAAAATATAAAATATCATGAAGATAAAAAAGATATATTAATTTTACAAGATCAAGATATTTTAATTAATTCAACAGGAACAGGAACTTTAGGTAGAGTTAATATTTTTATAAAAAATAAGGAAAAAGATATTATTTATACTATAGATACGCACATTACTTTGCTTAGGTTGAAACAATGGAAGTCAAATTCTATTTATTTAAAGAATTATTTTAGAATACCAATAATTCAAAAATATCTTATAAATAAATGTGTTAATGGTTCAACAAACCAGATTGAATTATCAAAAGAAAAATTTAATAATTTTAGAGTTTTATTGCCTCCACTTTCGCTCCAAAATGAATTTGCAGAATTTGTAGAGAAAACAAATAAATTAAAGTTTCTTTACAACTTAAAACGATATATTTTTATCAATTTATTGAAAAAGTTGATAAAAGAAATATTGTTTTTCTTGACTTTTTTGACATTTTCGGCTAATATAAGATTAGATATTGAATTAGCCGAAAGGGAGGAAAAAATGAAATATTATAGACGTTCAATAGAACAGGTTATCAATGAATACAAGGAACAATTTTCGATATTATTGCTTACAGGACCAAGACAAGTTGGTAAAAGTACGCTTTTTAAGGAATTGTTTCGAGAAGAGTACAAATATTTTTCATTAGATGACCCGATTTTAAAAGAACAGCTAATTAATGATCCAAGACTATTTTTGAAGAATAATCCTGAAAAATTAATAATAGATGAAATACAATATGCACCCTCAATATTTCCTTATTTGAAAATGAAAGTTGACGAGAATAGAGAAGACGGAATGTATTTAATGACAGGTTCGCAAGCTTTTGTTCTTATGAAAAATGTTTCTGAAACTTTAGCAGGAAGAGTAGGAATTTTAGAACTTCAGGGAATAAGCTTAAGAGAACAGTTTAATATAGAGTTTAATAAGCCTTTTATTCCTAATGAAGAATATATTTCTGAGAGGGAAAAAAATATAACAGAATACACAGATTTATGGCAAAGAATTCATAGAGGATACATGCCTGAACTTGTATTTAATGACAAAAAGAAATGGGAGTTTTTTTATTCTTCATATGTGCAGACGTATATTGAAAGAGATGTAAGGGATTTGATAAATATATCTGATGAAAGTAAATTTTTAAAGTTCATGATAAGTTTAGCTTCGAGAAGCGGAGAATTATTAAATTATGGAGCAGTTGCCAATGAAGTTGGAGTAAGTAATGAAACAGTAAAAAGGTGGGTATCTGTATTGAGAACTTCAAGAATAATTTATTTAATGGAACCGTATTTTAATAATCATTTAAAAAGAGTGATAAAGACACCAAAAATATATTTTATGGATGTAGGATTGCTGGCATACCTTACAAAATGGCCAACTCCTGAAACACTTGCAAATGGAGCTAAGGCTGGAAATATATTTGAAACATTTGTAGTATCAGAAATTATAAAAAGTTATCTTAATGCTGGTATTATAAATCCACCTGTATATTTTTACAGAGATAAGGATAAAAAAGAAATAGATTTGATAGTAGAAGAAGCAGAAAAAATATATCCTATTGAAATTAAAATGAGTGCATCACCTGATAAAGAAATGGCAAAGAATTTTTCGGTTCTCAAAGGAAAAATAGATAAGGAAATTGGAACAGGGATAATTATATGCCAATACGATAATAAAGTTTACTTATCAGAAGATATTCTTGTCTTACCAATTGAATATATATAA
- a CDS encoding restriction endonuclease subunit S, producing MENRKVQLAELIETPITGEWGNEITDVNNQHIVKVIRTTNFTNNGEIDYSDITLRDIEYTKCEKKKLKYGDIILEKSGGTDLNPVGRVVFFDKNDPNDVYLTNNFTTTLRVKDNKINSRFLLLFLLYNYKYKGVHKFYNKTTGIQNLQVSNLIKNTYVPLPEIKIQSAIVEILDKIKNMIKKREKQILLFDELVKSRFIEMFGDPIRNEKGWEQKFLEKISSFESKNITKYLKCNDLIWLLNLEDIEQNTGKIIKKKMITKFEIPTSIIAFDENYVLYSKLRPYLNKVVLPLEEGIGTSELIPILPRNEVNRIYLFNVLTSESVLKFLKMKVSGAKMPRIIMSDFKKLKISLPEIKLQNEFAEFVEKTNKLKFEAEKSLKEMENLYESLMQKFFKQN from the coding sequence ATGGAGAATAGAAAAGTCCAATTAGCTGAATTAATTGAAACTCCAATCACAGGTGAATGGGGAAATGAAATTACAGATGTTAATAATCAACATATAGTAAAAGTTATAAGAACAACAAATTTTACTAATAACGGAGAAATTGATTATTCAGATATTACATTGAGAGACATTGAATATACAAAGTGTGAGAAGAAGAAATTAAAATATGGAGATATAATTTTAGAAAAATCTGGTGGAACTGATCTAAATCCTGTTGGAAGAGTTGTTTTTTTCGATAAAAATGATCCTAATGATGTATATTTAACAAATAATTTTACTACGACATTAAGAGTTAAAGATAATAAAATAAATAGTAGATTTTTATTGTTATTTTTATTATATAATTATAAATACAAAGGAGTACATAAATTTTATAATAAAACAACAGGGATACAAAATTTACAAGTATCAAATTTAATAAAAAACACGTATGTCCCTTTACCAGAAATAAAAATACAAAGTGCAATAGTGGAAATATTAGATAAAATCAAAAATATGATAAAAAAAAGAGAAAAACAAATACTTTTATTTGATGAATTAGTTAAATCCCGATTTATAGAGATGTTTGGGGATCCGATTAGGAATGAAAAAGGTTGGGAACAGAAATTTTTGGAAAAAATTTCGAGTTTTGAGTCTAAAAATATAACAAAATATTTGAAATGTAATGATTTAATTTGGTTATTAAATTTAGAAGATATAGAGCAAAATACTGGTAAAATTATAAAGAAAAAAATGATAACTAAATTTGAAATACCTACTTCAATAATAGCATTCGATGAAAATTATGTATTATATTCTAAATTAAGACCTTATTTGAATAAAGTTGTATTACCTTTAGAAGAGGGAATAGGAACAAGTGAATTAATACCTATTCTTCCAAGAAATGAGGTTAATAGAATTTATCTTTTTAATGTTTTAACCTCAGAATCGGTACTTAAGTTTTTAAAAATGAAAGTATCTGGTGCAAAAATGCCAAGAATTATTATGAGCGATTTTAAAAAATTAAAAATATCTTTACCAGAGATAAAATTACAAAATGAATTTGCAGAATTTGTAGAGAAAACAAATAAATTAAAGTTTGAAGCCGAAAAGTCATTAAAAGAAATGGAGAATTTATATGAATCTTTAATGCAAAAATTTTTTAAACAGAACTAG
- a CDS encoding TlpA disulfide reductase family protein → MKKLLVILSLFMVFMFGYGNTLDINVEKGSKVPNFELKDFRAQKVKSRKFFNSSKPTLFVVAAEWCPDCHEELPAVQKFYDENKDRVNVVVVFISNRSSLLEARKFVESNKYTFPVFYDFDKSIVNGFKVKGVPFNLKIRKSVIEDISEGTMSLEGLNEMFMD, encoded by the coding sequence ATGAAAAAATTATTAGTTATCTTATCATTATTTATGGTATTCATGTTTGGATACGGTAATACACTTGATATTAATGTTGAAAAAGGTTCTAAAGTTCCTAATTTTGAATTAAAGGACTTCAGAGCACAAAAAGTAAAAAGCAGAAAGTTTTTCAATAGCAGCAAACCTACTTTATTTGTGGTAGCAGCTGAATGGTGTCCTGATTGTCACGAAGAATTGCCTGCAGTTCAGAAATTCTACGACGAAAACAAGGATAGAGTAAATGTAGTTGTGGTATTTATAAGTAATAGAAGCTCCCTATTGGAGGCAAGAAAATTTGTTGAAAGTAACAAATATACTTTCCCTGTTTTCTATGATTTTGACAAATCAATTGTAAATGGATTCAAAGTTAAGGGAGTACCATTCAACTTGAAAATAAGAAAATCTGTAATTGAAGATATTTCTGAAGGAACTATGTCTCTTGAAGGATTAAACGAAATGTTTATGGATTAA